DNA from Candidatus Saccharimonadales bacterium:
TACGCCACGTAACCTAGAAAAGGTCGCGCACCATACTTTTATTGTGCCGAGCTTTGCCGACGGTACCATTATTAGCCACGTTTTTGTAGTTCGCGATTGGCAGGGCGAGCCGACTGAGACCGAAGAAATGGCGCCAAAATGGTTTAAAATTAGCGAGATTCCGTACGACCAAATGTGGGACGACGACAAACACTGGTTGCCGCAAGTTTTAAATGGCGAAAAGCTGGTTTGCAATTTTGACTTTGACGATAATGACTTGATGATTGGTAAAGATGTAAAAGTTGTTGCGGCGACACACGAGTTGCTTGCATAATGGACTTTGACTACTGGCGCAAACAACCGGCCGATAAAGCTATTTTTCCCGACATTGAATGGGATAAGCCCGAGCAAAAAGCGCTCGCTGGCAAACTTTTGATTATCGGCGGCAATGCACATGGCTTTGCGGCCGTAGCACAGGCACACAAAGATGCGGTTAGCGCCGGAATAGGCGAATGCAAAGTCGCGCTGCCAGATAGCCTCAAAAAAAATATAAGCAGCTTAGACTGCGTTTTTGTGCCAACAAATATTAGCGGTGGAATATCGAAAGATGGACTGCCAGCCTTAAAAGCCGCAGCCGCTTGGGCTGACACAGTTTTATATATTGGCGACGCTGGGCGAAACTCCGAAACGGCGATCGTTTATGAGCAACTCTTGCAAGCCTTCCCAGACAAGCAAAATATAGTAACGCGCGACGCAGCCGACTTAGTAAAATCAAGTTGGCCCGAACTTTTGCAAAATCCCAAAGTCACTTTAATTTTAACTTTGGCCCAGTTACAAAAGCTTTTTCAATCCGTCTATTACCCGAAAACCATTTTATTTAGCATGCAGCTTACAAATTTGGCCGAATCTTTGCATAAGTTTACGATTACTTACCAAGCGGCTCTGGTAGTTTTTCACAATAATCAAATGGTCGTTGCTCAAGGTGGCGAAGTCACTAGTACCCCATGGGAAGACGCCATGATGATCTGGCGCGGAACGGTTGCCGCAAGGGCAGCTACCTACATTACGCACCACCCAGGCAAAGTACTACAGGCAATTACTACTTCACTTATAAAATAAAATTTGTCATAATGGCAACTATGTTAAGGGATATGTTCTCCCGCAAAAGCAGCTTTGCAAAACAAAGTATATCGTATTCAAAGCTTGACCATGTGCAACGCACACTGATCATAGTCATACGACTGTTTTTGTTTGCAGCTTTTGTAGTTATGCTTGCAACCGGTGCTC
Protein-coding regions in this window:
- a CDS encoding 8-oxo-dGTP diphosphatase translates to MKQTTIVFLLKDDQVLLAMKKRGFGAGKWNGVGGKVEPGETVEQAAIRETQEEINVTPRNLEKVAHHTFIVPSFADGTIISHVFVVRDWQGEPTETEEMAPKWFKISEIPYDQMWDDDKHWLPQVLNGEKLVCNFDFDDNDLMIGKDVKVVAATHELLA